One Tolypothrix bouteillei VB521301 DNA window includes the following coding sequences:
- a CDS encoding PAM68 family protein, with translation MPAESEHNRLPFEPNKKRRKPAKEKSEQPVVTKQETKAKDTKKAPFTKEEMAIPQIVSQRMIRRVAGFCGIPTALGISTLVVSYLLLTYAGIKLPPVAVLLVNMGFFGLGVVGLTYGILSASWDEERAGGLLGLNEFKTNWGRMVTVWRETQQKNT, from the coding sequence ATGCCTGCTGAATCCGAACACAATCGCTTGCCCTTTGAACCAAACAAAAAGCGCCGCAAGCCCGCAAAAGAAAAAAGCGAACAGCCAGTAGTAACCAAGCAAGAAACGAAGGCAAAGGACACTAAAAAGGCTCCTTTTACCAAAGAAGAAATGGCAATTCCCCAAATTGTCAGCCAACGGATGATTCGCAGAGTGGCTGGCTTTTGTGGCATTCCAACTGCTTTAGGAATTAGTACTCTTGTTGTCAGCTATCTACTCTTAACTTATGCTGGCATTAAACTGCCTCCCGTCGCCGTATTACTTGTGAATATGGGATTTTTTGGATTGGGAGTAGTGGGACTCACTTATGGTATTCTCTCAGCCTCTTGGGATGAAGAGAGAGCCGGCGGTTTACTAGGTTTGAATGAGTTCAAAACCAACTGGGGACGGATGGTAACAGTTTGGCGCGAAACTCAGCAAAAAAATACTTGA
- a CDS encoding prephenate/arogenate dehydrogenase: MNIGILGLGLIGGSLGLDLRSQGHYVLGVSRRESTCQRAKTLGGVDEASVEISLLSAAEVVFICTPLGLIIPTFEQLIAHLPSNAIVTDVGSVKTPIVEAIAPRWENFVGGHPMAGTAESGIEAALRNLFLDKPYVLTPLETTPPDAISVVEKLVQELGANLYSCSPEEHDRAVSWISHLPVMVSSSLIAACMSEPDAKVLQLAQNLASSGFKDTSRVGGGNPELGLMMAKFNRQQLLRSLSQYRQNLDELIHAIEHENWDFLEQQLQATNQARQKFVD; this comes from the coding sequence ATGAATATTGGTATTCTGGGGCTTGGATTAATTGGTGGGTCTTTGGGTTTGGATTTACGATCGCAGGGACATTATGTCTTGGGTGTAAGTCGCCGGGAATCCACCTGTCAGAGGGCAAAAACCCTTGGCGGTGTGGATGAGGCTTCCGTAGAGATAAGCCTGCTTTCAGCAGCAGAGGTAGTCTTTATTTGTACACCTCTAGGGCTTATTATTCCCACATTTGAGCAGCTAATTGCTCATTTGCCTTCAAATGCAATTGTGACTGACGTTGGTTCAGTAAAAACACCGATAGTAGAAGCGATCGCACCTCGGTGGGAAAACTTTGTTGGCGGACATCCCATGGCGGGTACGGCTGAAAGTGGTATCGAAGCCGCTTTACGGAATTTGTTCTTAGATAAGCCTTATGTTCTGACACCATTAGAGACAACACCCCCAGATGCTATCTCGGTTGTGGAAAAATTAGTGCAGGAACTTGGGGCGAATCTCTATTCTTGTTCTCCGGAAGAACACGATCGAGCAGTCAGTTGGATTTCTCACTTACCCGTAATGGTGAGTTCCTCATTAATTGCAGCTTGTATGAGTGAACCAGATGCAAAAGTTTTACAATTAGCTCAAAATTTGGCCAGTTCTGGCTTTAAAGATACAAGTCGAGTTGGTGGAGGCAATCCAGAGTTGGGGTTGATGATGGCAAAATTTAATCGGCAGCAATTATTGCGATCGCTCTCACAATACCGTCAAAATTTAGACGAATTGATTCATGCGATCGAGCACGAAAATTGGGATTTTTTAGAACAACAATTACAAGCAACAAATCAGGCAAGACAAAAGTTTGTTGATTGA
- the dpdD gene encoding protein DpdD, giving the protein MRSPSQAKVRHFLEQFFGTGNKFDLNKIELGEGKQAKIRPWVELLTKGEPQPTVLPCWRELSVDWYAIALSERQLRCLSEELMAFVGPTYSTFRGQRAQLDLQDPVEAAVYEFTGGATVKLCGQAKDVWEALERMRRVSERRVLRVASIPRPTGRVLRDFYMAIQAGDRASAENSLQYLLDQHRLDALNLLFLRVQLLAELEQWKELLSLPELSNLLQVRRPFAVTQALLKAVYRNELQHFEDNNAPKSAVAYFKEVVFPRYNNLLTIRAGSKIPEVLKLFMLLAVGGELSKPGLRDELLAIDDVEETHHRYLQQLAALLPDATPPSTGDPLQQAEHLAKNGDFDQAFSLLCDAPSSKEKVRLLFQCAYELQTLAVENAAMQAFNELKVEEQTVLLKVRWNQDFLSQLQGSQEGTADLTALSVPTNWLEWLSQIDRDPSWERALQTARQGAEEWNVSSLLVQPQAVARFNELLLVVGSKAELILHNALPYLLKFFQEDEQFPRREFLTLYQSLVELLVLSTEGGNADLVLFNELAIALLTVGVNTSQYAEIVNNAMELWKRFASPIYFDWILDLMDVLVSYPSPVPEKREQLLFAAAETLYRFSERINEGQWAIFRTLVKDLNLKEFLSDLLGKKASLGEPNFEVEANIFQKLKGKSVLIYTLTETVAIRVKNILEATCQQVTVHLSHHKGGDERLLQWVRNSDLVVMVTASAKHAATNFIEANRPSHLQPILLVNTKGSASMLREIGEYLARE; this is encoded by the coding sequence ATGAGAAGCCCGAGTCAAGCAAAAGTCCGCCACTTCCTGGAGCAATTTTTTGGTACGGGTAATAAATTTGACTTAAATAAAATAGAACTTGGTGAAGGAAAACAAGCAAAAATCCGTCCTTGGGTAGAGTTATTGACCAAGGGCGAACCCCAACCTACAGTTCTTCCCTGCTGGCGAGAATTAAGTGTAGATTGGTATGCGATCGCCCTGTCCGAACGCCAATTAAGGTGCTTAAGTGAAGAATTAATGGCGTTTGTCGGTCCCACATACTCGACATTTCGGGGACAACGAGCACAACTCGACCTGCAAGACCCCGTAGAAGCAGCAGTTTATGAATTTACCGGAGGGGCTACAGTCAAATTGTGCGGACAAGCAAAGGACGTTTGGGAAGCACTCGAACGGATGCGCCGGGTCAGTGAGAGACGAGTGCTCCGGGTTGCAAGCATTCCCCGTCCTACAGGTCGAGTCCTGCGTGACTTTTACATGGCGATCCAAGCAGGCGATCGCGCATCTGCGGAAAATTCTTTACAATACCTTTTAGACCAACACCGTCTGGATGCACTCAATCTTCTGTTTCTACGGGTGCAACTCTTAGCAGAATTAGAGCAATGGAAAGAGTTGCTTTCTCTACCAGAACTAAGCAATCTTTTACAAGTTCGCAGACCTTTTGCGGTTACCCAAGCATTACTAAAAGCAGTATACCGCAATGAATTGCAACATTTTGAGGACAATAACGCTCCCAAAAGTGCTGTAGCCTATTTCAAAGAAGTCGTTTTTCCCCGTTACAACAATCTTTTAACTATCCGTGCAGGTAGTAAAATCCCAGAAGTTTTAAAGTTATTTATGCTCCTAGCAGTAGGTGGAGAGCTATCAAAGCCTGGGCTCCGAGACGAACTGCTAGCAATTGACGACGTTGAAGAGACTCACCATCGCTATCTACAACAGTTAGCTGCACTCCTACCCGATGCTACACCACCTAGCACAGGCGATCCCTTACAACAAGCCGAACATCTCGCCAAAAACGGAGACTTCGACCAAGCGTTTTCCTTGCTTTGTGATGCTCCATCATCGAAAGAAAAAGTTCGCTTGCTCTTCCAATGCGCCTACGAATTGCAAACCTTAGCAGTGGAAAACGCTGCAATGCAAGCGTTTAACGAGTTGAAGGTTGAGGAACAAACTGTCTTGCTCAAGGTTCGTTGGAACCAAGATTTTCTTAGCCAACTACAAGGAAGCCAGGAAGGAACAGCTGACCTTACAGCCTTGTCTGTCCCGACGAATTGGCTGGAGTGGTTATCGCAGATCGATCGAGATCCAAGCTGGGAGCGAGCGCTACAAACGGCACGTCAGGGAGCAGAAGAATGGAATGTCAGCAGTTTACTTGTACAACCTCAAGCAGTTGCAAGGTTTAACGAATTATTGCTGGTAGTAGGCTCAAAAGCTGAGTTGATTTTGCATAATGCCCTTCCTTACTTGTTGAAATTTTTTCAAGAAGACGAGCAATTTCCCCGGCGCGAGTTTCTCACCCTTTATCAGTCGCTCGTGGAACTACTCGTATTGAGCACGGAGGGTGGGAATGCGGATTTGGTTTTGTTTAATGAGTTGGCGATCGCTCTTTTAACAGTAGGAGTTAATACATCACAATATGCTGAAATAGTCAATAATGCTATGGAACTTTGGAAGAGATTCGCCTCACCCATATACTTTGACTGGATACTTGATTTAATGGATGTACTGGTATCATATCCCTCCCCAGTTCCAGAAAAACGCGAACAACTCCTATTTGCTGCAGCTGAAACTCTATATCGCTTTTCAGAACGTATTAATGAAGGGCAATGGGCAATTTTTCGCACTTTAGTTAAAGATTTAAATCTGAAAGAATTTCTTTCAGATTTGCTTGGCAAAAAAGCAAGTTTGGGAGAGCCAAATTTTGAAGTTGAGGCAAATATCTTCCAAAAACTTAAGGGTAAATCTGTCCTTATATATACTCTAACAGAAACTGTAGCTATCAGAGTTAAAAATATTTTAGAAGCTACTTGTCAACAAGTGACAGTTCATCTCAGCCATCATAAAGGAGGTGATGAGCGACTTCTTCAGTGGGTAAGAAATTCGGATCTTGTTGTGATGGTGACAGCTAGCGCCAAACACGCTGCCACCAATTTTATTGAAGCCAATCGCCCATCACATCTTCAACCAATTCTTTTAGTAAATACTAAAGGAAGTGCAAGTATGTTGCGGGAGATTGGGGAATATTTAGCACGAGAATAA
- the rpsO gene encoding 30S ribosomal protein S15, protein MALKQQRKQEIISNYQVHETDTGSADVQIAMLTERINRLSEHLQSNKKDHSSRRGLLKLIGQRKRLLAYVQQGSRDHYLALIGRLGIRG, encoded by the coding sequence ATGGCATTAAAGCAACAGCGCAAACAAGAAATTATCTCTAACTATCAAGTTCACGAAACTGATACAGGTTCTGCTGATGTTCAAATCGCAATGCTGACAGAGAGAATTAACCGTCTCAGCGAACATCTCCAATCCAACAAGAAAGACCATTCATCCCGTCGGGGATTGTTAAAATTGATCGGTCAACGCAAGCGCCTTCTTGCTTATGTTCAACAAGGTAGCCGGGATCATTACCTAGCTCTCATCGGGCGTCTCGGTATTCGTGGATAG
- a CDS encoding DUF1517 domain-containing protein, translating into MRDTFNKMMGRTRYVVCRIMLHLGGSDVAPIMGILNRAAREAVDGDGDMEVLGEGLVEVSQSLLQYDEYWQSAANQGDVFWSEGEAGDYVNELFTDSAQRYLSEPDYSDDFRDNQPLSLPVTSNVVVMITVAYEGEVPDLETDLANIQALKEGLKALINLHYKHKLRAIQVHFSPARLGDELTGDQLLQYYPELIPL; encoded by the coding sequence ATGCGAGATACATTTAATAAAATGATGGGTCGAACTCGCTACGTCGTCTGTCGCATTATGTTACATTTAGGCGGGTCTGACGTAGCACCTATTATGGGGATTTTAAATCGCGCTGCTAGGGAAGCAGTAGATGGTGATGGTGACATGGAAGTCTTGGGGGAAGGGCTCGTAGAAGTTTCTCAGTCCCTTTTACAGTACGATGAGTACTGGCAATCAGCCGCGAATCAAGGCGACGTCTTTTGGAGTGAAGGAGAGGCTGGAGATTACGTAAATGAACTTTTTACTGACTCAGCTCAACGTTATTTGAGCGAACCCGATTATAGTGATGACTTTAGGGACAATCAACCGCTATCTCTCCCTGTTACCAGCAATGTCGTTGTCATGATTACGGTAGCATATGAGGGTGAAGTTCCAGATTTAGAAACTGACCTGGCGAATATACAAGCGCTTAAAGAGGGCTTGAAAGCGTTGATCAATTTGCATTACAAACATAAATTACGGGCTATTCAGGTACATTTCTCGCCAGCCCGGTTAGGAGATGAATTGACTGGTGACCAACTTCTACAATATTACCCAGAGTTGATACCCCTGTAG
- a CDS encoding pentapeptide repeat-containing protein, whose translation MNVEELLDKYASGTRDFSGIDLCEANLSGAKLSGVNFTKADLSVINLSGANLSEANLSYAKLNVARLRGAILKNANLKGASLNVANLIRSDLSNAQLKGASMIRTELIRANLSHANLMKANLKGADLREAALRHTVLREANLSETTFKDGFLTGANLELANLKGADLTRADLSGANFRNTELKQAILTQANLSGANLSGANLRWADLSRANLRWADLSGAKLSGANLIGADLSYANLTNASLIHTDLTHAKLIKVEWVGADLTGAVLTGTKLYATSRFGLKTEGIICEWVDLSPTGDQTVIHNFTSFDSRDFFNETPPTIRIIVDKTIDHEANFAIAGAYYQIAQQYPELKQPPSIEVGCRRTIFTFRMDNDECLLPTAYIAILPFKDTSNAHKNIYTLIEMISGEDTSQLGLKFPSIEKVSMLLEQAIENAAIIKKMKKILEITAKFKFFQAPTQIVLTNSSAQNLLLYDNPYFGKRFLNSSDEGHYIAYDNSTEVSQMITPSLSMIVDFFKGFHYISQ comes from the coding sequence ATGAACGTAGAGGAATTGTTAGATAAATATGCATCAGGGACAAGAGATTTTTCTGGAATTGACCTTTGTGAAGCCAATTTAAGTGGAGCAAAACTGAGTGGTGTTAATTTCACCAAAGCTGACTTAAGTGTGATCAACCTGAGTGGTGCGAACTTAAGCGAAGCTAACTTGAGTTATGCAAAGTTGAATGTTGCAAGACTCAGAGGAGCTATACTCAAAAACGCTAACTTAAAAGGCGCTAGTCTCAACGTTGCTAATTTGATTCGATCTGATTTAAGCAATGCCCAACTCAAGGGGGCTTCTATGATTCGCACCGAATTAATTCGTGCCAATCTCAGCCATGCTAACCTCATGAAGGCAAACCTCAAAGGTGCGGATTTGCGAGAAGCTGCACTCAGACATACTGTTCTGCGAGAGGCAAATTTAAGTGAGACAACTTTTAAGGATGGTTTCCTGACAGGAGCCAATTTAGAACTTGCCAATTTAAAAGGAGCTGACTTAACTCGTGCGGATCTTAGTGGTGCCAATTTCCGCAATACCGAACTCAAACAAGCAATTCTTACCCAAGCCAATCTAAGTGGGGCTAATTTAAGTGGAGCAAATCTCAGGTGGGCTGATTTAAGTAGGGCAAATCTCAGGTGGGCTGATTTAAGTGGGGCAAAACTAAGTGGAGCCAATTTAATTGGTGCAGATCTGAGTTATGCCAATTTAACCAATGCTAGTCTAATTCATACGGATTTAACCCATGCAAAATTAATCAAGGTAGAGTGGGTTGGTGCAGACCTTACAGGAGCAGTTTTAACTGGAACAAAATTATACGCCACTTCAAGATTTGGATTAAAAACTGAAGGAATTATTTGTGAATGGGTAGACCTCAGTCCAACAGGCGATCAAACAGTTATACATAATTTTACCTCTTTTGATTCCCGCGACTTTTTTAACGAAACTCCGCCAACCATCCGAATTATTGTAGATAAAACTATAGACCATGAAGCAAATTTTGCCATTGCTGGTGCTTATTACCAAATCGCCCAGCAATACCCAGAACTCAAACAACCTCCAAGTATAGAAGTAGGGTGTCGTCGCACTATTTTCACCTTCCGTATGGATAATGACGAGTGTTTATTACCCACAGCTTATATAGCTATTCTCCCCTTTAAAGATACATCAAATGCCCACAAAAATATCTATACTCTGATAGAGATGATTTCAGGTGAAGATACCTCTCAACTAGGTTTGAAATTTCCAAGCATTGAAAAAGTTAGTATGCTCTTAGAACAAGCAATAGAAAATGCTGCTATTATAAAGAAAATGAAAAAAATTTTAGAAATTACTGCAAAATTTAAGTTTTTTCAAGCCCCCACTCAGATAGTTTTGACGAATTCTAGTGCTCAAAATCTACTTTTATATGATAATCCATACTTTGGGAAAAGATTTCTTAATAGCTCTGATGAGGGTCATTACATAGCTTATGATAATTCTACTGAGGTCTCACAAATGATTACACCCTCATTAAGTATGATTGTTGATTTTTTTAAAGGATTTCATTATATAAGTCAATAG
- the aroF gene encoding 3-deoxy-7-phosphoheptulonate synthase, whose product MIIVMKVGSPEAEVDRLSEELGTWGLTPEKIVGKHKVVIGLVGDTADLDPLQIQEVSPWIEQVLRVEQPFKRASRQYRHGEASEIVVNTPNGPVTFGEHHPVVVVAGPCSVENEEMIVETARRVSASGAQFLRGGAYKPRTSPYAFQGHGESALELLAKAREVSGLGIITEVMDAAELDVVAEIADVVQVGARNMQNFSLLKKVGAQPKPVLLKRGMAATIEDWLMAAEYILAAGNPNVILCERGIRTFDRQYTRNTVDLSAVPVLRNLTHLPIMIDPSHGTGWAAYVPSMAMASIAAGCDSLMIEVHPNPAKALSDGPQSLTPERFDRLMQELAVVGKAFGRWPKPTAIVA is encoded by the coding sequence ATGATTATAGTCATGAAGGTTGGTTCCCCTGAGGCGGAAGTAGACCGTTTGAGTGAGGAACTAGGCACGTGGGGGCTGACACCAGAAAAAATCGTTGGTAAACACAAGGTAGTTATTGGTCTTGTCGGTGACACTGCTGACTTAGATCCGTTGCAGATTCAAGAAGTAAGCCCTTGGATTGAGCAAGTTTTGCGGGTAGAACAGCCCTTTAAACGGGCTAGCCGTCAATATCGTCATGGAGAAGCATCTGAGATCGTTGTCAATACTCCCAACGGACCGGTGACCTTTGGCGAACATCACCCCGTAGTGGTTGTGGCTGGTCCTTGTTCGGTAGAAAATGAAGAAATGATCGTGGAGACTGCACGCAGAGTGAGCGCATCTGGTGCTCAATTTCTCCGTGGTGGCGCGTACAAACCTCGAACTTCACCCTACGCTTTCCAAGGACACGGCGAGAGTGCTTTGGAATTACTAGCAAAAGCACGAGAAGTCTCGGGGCTGGGCATTATTACAGAAGTGATGGATGCAGCTGAGTTGGATGTAGTAGCAGAAATCGCGGACGTCGTGCAAGTAGGCGCGAGAAATATGCAAAACTTCTCTCTACTGAAAAAAGTAGGCGCACAACCAAAACCAGTTCTTCTCAAGCGCGGAATGGCTGCAACTATTGAAGATTGGTTGATGGCAGCTGAATACATTTTAGCTGCGGGCAATCCAAATGTTATTTTGTGCGAACGGGGAATTCGGACTTTCGATCGCCAGTACACTCGCAATACTGTGGATTTATCTGCAGTACCAGTTCTGCGAAATCTCACTCACTTACCAATTATGATCGATCCCAGCCACGGTACGGGTTGGGCTGCATACGTACCATCAATGGCAATGGCATCGATCGCCGCTGGATGTGACTCTTTAATGATAGAAGTTCACCCCAATCCTGCAAAAGCTCTATCCGACGGTCCGCAGTCTCTGACACCAGAGCGTTTTGACCGCCTGATGCAAGAATTGGCAGTCGTGGGTAAAGCTTTTGGTCGCTGGCCCAAACCAACTGCGATCGTAGCTTAA